A genomic region of Mus musculus strain C57BL/6J chromosome 7, GRCm38.p6 C57BL/6J contains the following coding sequences:
- the Gm51483 gene encoding uncharacterized protein DDB_G0271670-like produces CSSCSSCSSCSCSSSCSSSSSSSSSSSSSSSSSSSSSSSSSSSCSSSSSSSSSSCSSCSSSSSSSSSSSSSSSSSSSSSSSSSSSCSSSTSSSSCSSCSCSSCSCYSCSCSCSCSFSCSSSSSSSSSSSSSSSSSSSSSSSSSSSCCSSSSCSSSSSSSSSSSSSSSSSSSSSSP; encoded by the coding sequence tgttcttcttgttcttcttgttcttcttgttcttgttcttcttcttgttcttcttcttcttcttcttcttcttcttcttcttcttcttcttcttcttcttcttcttcttcttcttcttcttcttcttcttgttcttcttcttcttcttcttcttcttcttcttgttcttcttgttcttcttcttcttcttcttcttcttcttcttcttcttcttcttcttcttcttcttcttcttcttcttcttcttcttcttcttgttcttcttctacttcttcttcttcttgttcttcttgttcttgttcttcttgttcttgttattcttgttcttgttcttgttcttgttctttttcttgttcttcttcttcttcttcttcttcttcttcttcttcttcttcttcttcttcttcttcttcttcttcttcttcttcttcttcttgttgttcttcttcttcttgttcttcttcttcttcttcttcttcttcttcttcttcttcttcttcttcttcttcttcttcttcttcacct